One genomic window of Neisseria sp. oral taxon 014 str. F0314 includes the following:
- a CDS encoding universal stress protein: protein MYKHLVVAVDGSETALNALKHAADLASSVQARLSLVHVANPAEYMALAPEFLQHESYEAAAVAQGNEVLDFAEKTAAGYGVTDVVKYLLVANKGAREMAQDLVDYADENGADLLVLGTHGRTGLMHLLMGSFAETVMRQSHLPLLIIRSKAEEEA from the coding sequence ATGTACAAACATTTAGTTGTTGCTGTCGACGGCAGCGAAACCGCTCTGAATGCGTTGAAACATGCAGCCGATCTGGCAAGCTCGGTCCAAGCCCGCCTGTCGCTGGTCCATGTGGCCAATCCGGCCGAATACATGGCGCTCGCGCCCGAATTCCTCCAGCACGAAAGCTATGAAGCCGCTGCGGTGGCGCAAGGCAACGAAGTTTTGGACTTCGCGGAGAAAACGGCGGCGGGATACGGCGTGACCGATGTTGTGAAGTACCTGCTCGTCGCCAACAAAGGCGCGCGCGAAATGGCGCAGGATTTGGTGGATTACGCCGATGAAAACGGGGCCGACCTTCTGGTATTGGGTACCCACGGCCGCACCGGCCTGATGCACCTCCTGATGGGCAGCTTTGCCGAAACTGTCATGCGTCAGAGCCACCTGCCGCTGCTGATTATCCGCAGCAAAGCGGAAGAAGAGGCTTGA
- a CDS encoding tRNA threonylcarbamoyladenosine dehydratase: MSDTDFLFSRRFGGIARLYGDDALQRFRKAHVCVVGVGGVGSWAVEALARTGIGRLTLIDLDNVAESNVNRQLHALTDDFGKPKVTALHERILQINPQCEVEEIEDFVDEDNLETLFRRPFDFVIDAIDQVRVKAAMAAYFVRSGRPFIISGGAGGQKNPALIRTADLSKVTHDPLLANLRYTLRKRYGFSRDTKEKMRVPCVYSTENITPPQSGGACAADTSPQGLSCAGYGASMLVTATFGLYCAQAAVDAVAAGMRPSENIGKGKTR, from the coding sequence ATGTCCGATACCGATTTCTTGTTTTCACGCCGTTTCGGCGGCATCGCGCGGCTGTACGGCGACGATGCGCTGCAACGTTTCCGCAAGGCGCATGTCTGCGTGGTCGGCGTGGGCGGCGTCGGTTCGTGGGCGGTCGAGGCGCTGGCGCGCACGGGTATCGGCCGGCTGACCCTGATTGACTTGGACAATGTGGCCGAGTCCAACGTCAACCGCCAGCTCCATGCGCTGACCGACGATTTCGGCAAGCCGAAGGTAACGGCGCTGCACGAACGCATCCTGCAAATCAACCCGCAGTGCGAGGTGGAGGAAATCGAGGATTTTGTGGATGAAGACAATCTGGAAACGCTTTTCAGACGGCCTTTCGACTTCGTTATCGACGCCATCGACCAGGTGCGCGTGAAAGCGGCGATGGCCGCATATTTCGTGCGCAGCGGCCGGCCTTTCATCATCAGCGGCGGCGCGGGCGGGCAGAAAAATCCCGCGCTTATCCGCACCGCCGATTTGTCTAAGGTAACGCACGACCCGCTGTTGGCCAACCTGCGCTACACGCTGCGCAAGCGTTACGGCTTCAGCCGCGACACGAAAGAAAAAATGCGCGTGCCGTGCGTTTATTCCACCGAAAACATCACGCCGCCGCAATCGGGCGGCGCGTGTGCGGCGGACACGTCGCCGCAGGGATTGTCGTGCGCGGGTTACGGGGCGAGTATGCTGGTAACGGCAACGTTCGGCCTG
- a CDS encoding thermonuclease family protein gives MFKKAAIIIALLGVLGSGQTEWLDTGLAAARKISGAVPEDLTELLSSVVRQKQPERRKSISKQAYTGRVSSVSDGDTLHVTDSDGLKHKIRLAYIDAPELQQAYGTRSHQNLKRVADGENVNVTVFELDRYGREVAQVRMDGEDLNLMQIRDGAAWHYNAYAAKKQKKTDYAAYAAAQENARQSRNGLWNGLHPQAPWDYRREQREVQNGQGGGRKKQQDKEWFNLW, from the coding sequence ATGTTCAAAAAGGCCGCAATCATCATCGCATTGCTCGGTGTGCTCGGCAGCGGGCAGACGGAATGGCTGGACACGGGCCTTGCCGCCGCACGGAAAATCAGCGGCGCCGTTCCCGAAGACCTGACCGAACTGCTGTCGTCCGTAGTACGGCAAAAACAGCCGGAGCGCAGAAAGAGCATAAGCAAACAGGCCTATACCGGCCGCGTAAGCTCCGTATCCGACGGCGACACCCTGCACGTTACCGACAGCGACGGCCTCAAACATAAAATCCGCTTGGCCTATATCGACGCGCCCGAATTGCAGCAGGCTTACGGCACCCGTTCGCATCAAAACCTGAAAAGGGTGGCGGACGGCGAAAACGTGAATGTTACCGTTTTCGAGCTTGACCGCTACGGGCGGGAAGTCGCGCAGGTCCGCATGGACGGCGAGGACTTGAACCTGATGCAGATTCGGGATGGCGCGGCATGGCATTACAATGCCTATGCCGCGAAAAAACAGAAAAAAACGGACTACGCCGCCTATGCCGCCGCCCAGGAAAATGCGCGGCAGAGCCGCAACGGATTGTGGAACGGGCTGCATCCGCAGGCGCCGTGGGATTACCGTCGGGAACAGCGCGAAGTGCAGAACGGGCAGGGCGGCGGTAGGAAAAAACAGCAGGATAAAGAGTGGTTTAACCTTTGGTAG